TCCTTTGCTCTTAATTGCGACACGAATCGCTATGCCGTCGTTTCGGATGGAAATAACATGCAGTCGACGTGGGTGTCGGCGATATTTAATCGCTTTCGTACAATAGCGCTTAGGTCTTGGAGGACTTGATGGATATGGAACCTATCTGTATCAATATCATCGCGCATTGTTTGTAGTGTGTATGCGGTAGACTAGGCACCTTGGGTAAACCGTCTGCATTCTGCTCACCACCCTGTCTTCGCGTTTACCCCAGCCGATTACACTGTCCCATGTTGGCATTGAAACGCTGACGGACTGGTTTGTCGGATTAGCGGTCACGCCCTTGTAGCTCTTCTTCAAAACGACATACATGCACCTGTTTCGGCGGCTGAGGCTCCCCGAGGGAGAGAGCGTGGGGATCAGGGAGAGATCGCATCTTAGACTACTTTGTGTCCTTTAGGTCacaggaaagaagaagagagaccaaaagcaacaaagcacaAGAAAAGTAGAATCAAATCCAGAACGCAGCAGCCTATCCCTAAATACAAACCCAACCTTTTTCACCGCTCATAACCAGGCTAATGCTTCCCCCTCTCTCTGCACCGGCGTCGGTAAACAAGATCCAGCTCAACTCCGCCACTAATCGAGCTGAAAGTCCAAATCATCAATCACCTGCAGCTCCCACGCACCCACTTTTCAGCTCCCGGTCGCATTCCAACCGCGATTCGAAGTCGTCACCGCACACCAGCAACCTGCTTTTCTGGTCGTGGATACAAGGGTAGCCATATTTTACTGGGTCAAGTACTTCGTGCCTAGCTGTAGATGGGAATAGCTTGTATCTGGACACTGTAGGACAGCTGTCCCGATTTGGTTAGGGGCTTGGCATTCAAGATCCTCGGTGTCGATCGAACCCATCGATTCGACCAATGAATGAACGACGGGGCGTGGGCGTCAGAGGCCAATCAGGGGGCGTACTGATCAAACATCGGGAGGTACACCATGGTCTGTACCTGTAGAATAGCTAACAAGGTGATTTATCTTAGAGATTCAAGTGTACTTTGATATCTATGAAGTATAATAAGTTGTATATATATGGATTTGGACTTGACAGGCACAACGAACACCATAGCTTTACCTACAACCAGAAAATAAGGTATACTCCAAAGTAAACTCCCGTATCACAAGACTTATAATCTGCTCTTGGTTGCCACCCTCAATAGTCCTATTTCCTCCGATTTTCATGGCAATGAAGAAGTCGCTGCCACTCTGAtaccatatatatatatcagtCACTCTTTAATTCCGGGTTCCTTTGACAGGCTAGTGTGGGATAGATGCCTTTGCAGTTGGGAGTACCAGACAGTGCTTCGAACACTTCTGCATCGCAATCCGGAGAGACCTGCAGCGACCCATGCTATTTATCTCTCTTCACTGCCTCTTTTATAATTCCTTGTGTTTCCTCGTTGACGGCGTGAGCGAACAATCCATTTGAGATCATCCTTCTTGGCCCCGGCCATTTCACCACACCTGCAGCATAATCTCTGCGGGAGGAAGCTGGTAATTTGCATCGTTGTCGTCATGTTGCTCGTAATTGGGGTTTGCAAAAATGATACCATGACTGGACATGTATCCATTCTACCCAACGGGTCTTTGCCTCGCAAGTTCGATCTAGGCAGATTGACCGTCTCTTATGGTCTTCTCCTGTCCCTTGAAAAAAAGTATCGACTTGCTCATGAATTTATTGTTTTTCCTGATTTCATCTTTTGTAGAAGTCGATCTGGCCAGTAACCCGCGGTAGTGATTGAACATGGAGAGCTTGAAATGCCCCGCTCCCCCTTTCCCCATGCCTCGCAGGGCAAACTGAGCCTTGTTTTGGGGCTCGAATATGTTCCAACACTAGACTATAGATTGTGAATGTTGTATTTTCATTGTTCAGAATATAGTGTATCATGTGATcgccaggctgttttgggCAGGGCTGAGCACTCGCGCAAATGCTCTCATATAACCATCTAGAGAAGAGAACAGGCCGACTTTGGAAAAGACGTAAGACGTATTCTTGTTCCGTGCAATTCTTGACAGAGCGGTTGAGCTTAGCTTCTATCGCCACGACCTGGTCGAAAGCCAGCTTGTCAATAGTAAGATATATTGACTATATCTCATGCTACGGATAATAGACAAAAATTTAGAGTTCTTTGCCAAAGAGGTTATCGTCTCGCTGTGTTCCACAGGCGTTTATAATATAATTCAGCCGCGCCTTGCCCCTACTAGCTTCAGAAAAGAGCACTTGCTCGAGATCCAACAAACGGATTCTGCATCAGAAGTACTACTGTATGTACTAAACCGGTTAATTGATTATACCAACCCCAATTCGGCCGAAGTGGACTGCGACCaaaagcaacaacagcaacagcaagaGACATCCCTAGTACTCTCGCGTGCAGCAGCCCAGTACGGTAACTGGAAGCGCTCACACGATAATCCGACAAAGTATGATGCACCAGAACATCTCTCTGCTGCTGCATGTGTCGGGAATCTATCGCCTGTCGAACACGTGAAACAAGACCACTGCTCTGTCAGCGCAGAGAGTGACTTGCTTGGAACGCCCTTGTTGAGTGCTTCGCGCAATGGTCATTTGGAAATTGTTCGGCTCCTCTTGAACAATGGTGTCGATTGGGAAGCCGGTTACAGAAGAGGAGCGATACGCCTACGAGAATGCAATGTCTGGAGTCTCCAAGAACATTTTTTTGTTGGAATAGAGTCGCCCTACACAGTGACTGTGCTGGAAGCAGCGGCATCTAAAGGGGATGAGCAGATAGTGCAATTACTACTGCAACAGCCCAGCCGCCACAATTGGAGGTCAAGCTATAGTCATCGAGCAATAACATTTGCCGCTACGCGTGGTAAAATTGATCTTGTGAGGCTGCTGGTTGAAGAGATTAGCGAGGTCCATCCACTAGTTTTAAAAGATCCCTGGAATCATACATTGCTCGCAACTGCGTATAGCGGCAAGACTGAAGTGATACCTTTCTTGCTAGCCAAGGGCGCGCAAATTGACTCTACTGAATTCTATGAGAGAAATCACACTACTGCACTGGGTTCGCCGCTCTTCGGACCCACAACGACACGATTCGATTACTCTTGGAAAACGGTGCGGATATAGAACGGAGGGTCGAAATCTGAGGTGCCCCTCTCGCTTGCAGCCCACGTCTATGGTTTCCCTCGTACTGTGGCGCTTCTGTTAGATCAAGGTGCCCCTGTGCACCCCGTTCGATCTCGGCTTCTCGAGCAggcagttttttttttttttttttctctccctTGTGCATTATCGAGGTATTGTTGGAGAAGGGTGTGCACAAGATACGTGAGGATGAAGCCTCCTGACTGCGTCGGAGGCAGAACGTCAGGATGTCGCTGATCTTTTCAAGGCCTACGGGCTTGTGGATGGGAAATAGTGTGTTGTACCGAACCTTACGTTTGGGTTCAGTGATCTCGCCTACAGAAAACCCATGTCCTGTTCAAGACTCCCATAGCATACATCCCAGATGAACACAGGATAACCTTGTTAAATGGGACTGAAGCACGCCGATGTTGTGCATAGTAATTAAAGTTGCCGCTGGGTCCTTGTCATATCGGGCTAGTGCAGCGCAAACAAGCAATGATCACTCGGGATACTCGGCCCGGCGATGTCTTGGCATATTTACCGTAATGGGAAACTGGCGCAGGAGCATGACTCGCGCACAAACAGATATCGAGACCCCCATCCTCTATACGGAGAAAAGGAGTTAACCTATACAGAAAAAGGTCATGAATTCATTTAAATTTGCTTATTTGCAGGGATTATATGGCATTGAACTAGCAGTGTATCCAAACATGCATACTCCCATCAGGCAGACAAAGTATACGCAAGCCGGTGTTTCAGCTGCCGCATGCCGTTCTTTGTCCATAAATCGGTCCTGGGGTGCGTCATCAGCTGGTGCCTTATGCCCTCTGGATGATAAAAGCGCTCGATTTTTGACTTGGTTCTGGTCCTCAAGCAAAGAGGTATTGGAATTCTCAGCATTGAAATTGCGCCATGATCACCAGCTCGTTGAATCGGACCGCGTCGCTTGCGACCTTGGCTATAGTGTACGTCTACACTGGAACGGGCGCCATAAGATCATCACTGACTCGGGTATCATGCAGATGCCTCGTTTTCTTTGTTGACATTGCAAATCTGGGCATGGCCAACATCGCCCTTCCGACCATTCAGAAAGCTCTTGGTTATGACGAAGGATCGCTGCAATGGGTTCTGACAGCTTATTCGCTGACGGTCTGCATCTCTTAACTTCAATAGTTCTGCTCCGAATGCAGATAATGTTAACTCGGGCGTAGTTTGGCGGCTTTCTAATGGCTGGAGGTCGTCTTGGTGATATTTTCGGCCATAGACATGTCCTCCTTTTCGGCATGACGCTGTTCAACATTGCAACGCTGGTCTGTGCTCTTGTTAATGATAAAATTGGACTTGTTGTTGGGAGAGCGTTTCAAGGTATGTCGTTTCCTTTTTCGTCTCTATGCAGGACTAACTGGTATTGCAACAGGGGTTGCGGCGGCTTTCACAATCCCTTCAGCGCAGTCCCTGGTTGCCTTGTCATTTGAGGATTCTGCAGCGCGGGTCAAAGCTTTTGGCGCTTGGGGTGCGTGCGGTTCGAGTGGCTTTGTGTGAGTAGTCCCGATGCGTGTCGGAAGTGCTAGACTGAAATTGAATTCagtttcggacccatccttGGCGGCGTGTTCACCTCGCTTGTCTCTTGGGAATGGGTATGGTTATCCCTGCAAGTATGTCGACACTATTGGAACTAACATGCGTAGATATTCTGGATCTCCCTCATCGTCGAAGGCGCCCTTGAGATCGCGGCCATTGCTCTTCTGCTTACAAACAATTTGCCTGACGCGGTAGCCGCAGACAGCAACAAATGGTCGAATTTGCATATTCGGCTTGATGCGCTTGGCACTTTCTTTTCCGTGTCAGGTctgatcctcctcgtctACGGGCTAACGAATGGCAATGTCCACGGTTGGGACAAAGCGGATGTTATTGCAACTTTGGTTGTTGCCGTAGCATTACTGTCAATCTTCGTATTTGTTGAGTTCAAGGTCTCCCCTGACCCTATTCTGCCTCGTCATCTTTGGGACGATCGAATCAAAGTTCTGGGCTGTGCGGTAGCTGCCTTGACATATGCGGTATGGCAGGGTTCAAACTATCTATTGACTCTTCAGCTTCAGAGTATGTGACCTTCCCTCCTGTTCTGTCTCTTCTCACAGCTTTAACTAGTTATAGATTTCGGATACTCCGCCCTATCAACAGCCCTCCACTTCCTTCCACTAGGTATAACCGCCTGTGTCGTCAACTTCGTCATTCCCTTTCTCCTGGCCCCCGTTGGTCCCCGCAATTTGCTTATTACCAGCTGGATCCTAGGTCTGGTGGGTGTTGTTTTGCTCACTCGCATGGGCAACAGCAATGAATATTGGCAATTCTGTCTTCCTGGCATGATACTGTATATTGCCGGCATCGGAACGGTGTACTTCGTTGGCAATGTGACGGTCATTGCTACAGCGAAGGAAGAGCATCAGGGGACTGTCTCTGGCGTTTACAACGTGGGTACTTTTCGAGCTTGCTTGAACTCTTCACGAATATATTAACTGAGCGCTATAGATGTTCCTCAACGTTGGCGGCGCCGTTCTTGGTGTTGCAGTACTGACTGTGATCTCTGACTCTGTTGCATCAAGTAACGGCGGGAAGAGCAACCCCCAGGCAAACCTGGAGGGTTACCGCGCTGGATACTATGCTGCCATCGCTATGATTGCCATCGGACTTATTCTGTCGGTTTTCTTCGTACATAAAAAGAAGGGCCatcagcagaagcagcagccaCAGCGGCAAGGAAGAGAACAACAGGGATACGAACAGCAAAGCGAAGCTGACAAGAAGAAAgcggaaaaggaagaaaccCCGGTTTCTGGAACTGAGGCGGCAAGCGCAACAGTTGGTGAAGAGACCGAAAGCAGAACAAAGGGACGAATCAGGGCGGCTGGGTCTTCAGAAGAGGAGAATGGTGCTGTCTGATCCTCGAACGTATCCGGCAAGATGTTCAATTGAGATTTTTGACTTGATTTTTAACTGGACCTCGGCGAAAACACGCCGTGCACTACGTTGGCAAACTGGACGTTGGATAGAAGCAGATAACATTCAACCCTCAATATAACTCAAGTACACAAGATATCCTCTAACTTCCTCAAGGATTCTACACGAAGCCCATCAATCTTATCCAACCTTGTCTCCCCACGCTCATCATATAACACCGACAACAACCCTTCACTCCTCGCCGGCACCACATCCCTCGCTTCATTATCCCCAACATAAACAATATCCCCAGCATTAATATCGTACTTCTCCAGAACGATGGAAAACAGTCCGTCAACCTTTGATTTTCCAACCTCATTGGTCGTAACCAGGATATCGATATACGGCGCGATCCCGAGCTCCTGTACAGTCCATTCTTGGGCGTCTTG
This sequence is a window from Aspergillus chevalieri M1 DNA, chromosome 5, nearly complete sequence. Protein-coding genes within it:
- a CDS encoding MFS transporter (COG:P;~EggNog:ENOG410Q4J8;~InterPro:IPR020846,IPR011701,IPR036259;~PFAM:PF07690;~TransMembrane:14 (i12-36o48-68i80-99o105-128i140-163o169-191i212-232o244-261i282-298o318-339i346-366o378-399i411-431o454-474i);~go_function: GO:0022857 - transmembrane transporter activity [Evidence IEA];~go_process: GO:0055085 - transmembrane transport [Evidence IEA]), whose product is MITSSLNRTASLATLAIVCLVFFVDIANLGMANIALPTIQKALGYDEGSLQWVLTAYSLTFGGFLMAGGRLGDIFGHRHVLLFGMTLFNIATLVCALVNDKIGLVVGRAFQGVAAAFTIPSAQSLVALSFEDSAARVKAFGAWGACGSSGFVFGPILGGVFTSLVSWEWIFWISLIVEGALEIAAIALLLTNNLPDAVAADSNKWSNLHIRLDALGTFFSVSGLILLVYGLTNGNVHGWDKADVIATLVVAVALLSIFVFVEFKVSPDPILPRHLWDDRIKVLGCAVAALTYAVWQGSNYLLTLQLQNFGYSALSTALHFLPLGITACVVNFVIPFLLAPVGPRNLLITSWILGLVGVVLLTRMGNSNEYWQFCLPGMILYIAGIGTVYFVGNVTVIATAKEEHQGTVSGVYNMFLNVGGAVLGVAVLTVISDSVASSNGGKSNPQANLEGYRAGYYAAIAMIAIGLILSVFFVHKKKGHQQKQQPQRQGREQQGYEQQSEADKKKAEKEETPVSGTEAASATVGEETESRTKGRIRAAGSSEEENGAV